The Deltaproteobacteria bacterium DNA segment TTATTTTGAACCTAAGGCTTTTTAGGTGATGGTAATTGCTGTCTTTAAGCTCCACGAGTTGATCATTGATGTCGGCAGAAGATATGATCAGTTGAGGCATTTATTTTACTATGAGTATACTGCAATGTGCATTATGGTTTACGCGATCACTCACACTCCCGAGTATGTGCGCCATTGTTTTACTGTATCCATGGCTGCCCATTACAATAAGATCGAAGTTCTTCTTTTTTGCATATTGAACAATGGTATCTCCGGGGTTTCCGTAATCAAGTATAAAAAAAACATTAAGATCGTGTAAATCTTTTAGCTGTTCTTTTGCCTCTTTTTGAATCTCATCACCCTTTTTTTTAAGCAGAGAATAAGCCTCTGTACCAAGTTCCTCCAGCCCGTATATCCCAAATGCATCCATAGGGTGTTGTATAATGGTAATTACTGTTAATTCTGCTTTATATTTTCTGGCTACGTCTGCGGCTGTGTCAATGGCCTTTTTGGC contains these protein-coding regions:
- a CDS encoding universal stress protein, giving the protein MYKKILVASDGSIHAKKAIDTAADVARKYKAELTVITIIQHPMDAFGIYGLEELGTEAYSLLKKKGDEIQKEAKEQLKDLHDLNVFFILDYGNPGDTIVQYAKKKNFDLIVMGSHGYSKTMAHILGSVSDRVNHNAHCSILIVK